One Baekduia alba genomic window, GTGGACCCGCTCCTTGAGCAGGTAGGACCGGCCCTCGGACCCGGAGTCCAGCAGGGCCAGCGCGTATGCGGGATCGGCGTAATTGCTCAGCACCACGACGCCGATCTCCGGGTGCGTGTCGCGCAGCAGCGCCGCCAGCCGGATCCCCTCGTCGGTGTTGGTCGGCGGCATCCGGATGTCGGTGACGACGACGTCGGGCTGATGCTCGTCGATCGCCTTCAACAGCGAGTCGACGTCCTCGCAGCGCGCGACGACGACCACGTCGTCCTCGTGGTCGGAGATGACCTGGGCGATCCCCTCGCGCACGATGAAGCTGTCCTCAGCGAGCGCCACCCTCACGGTCATGGGCCCACTGTAGACGCGGCGCTCGACGGTTCCTAGGACGCGGGGAGGCGGGCAGGCGTGCGGCCAGGGTGCGTGCCTCCCCGCACAGGCAGGCCCGCGCCGTTGCGGGCCCCCGGCCGGCACTGCGACGGTGGGCGCCAAGGAGACCTTGACGTGACCGACGCTGCCTCGCCACCGCCCGACGCCCCCGCCCCGACGCCCGCCGCCGAGCCCGCGCCGGCCATCCCGCGCGGCCGCAGGATCGCGATCCGCGCGCTGCTGTGCGGGGCCACCGTCCTCGCGGTCCTGGCGATCTTCGCGGTCTGGGCCAACCGCCAGGTGCTCGACGCCGACAACTGGTCGGACACGAGCGCCGCGATGTTGGACAACAGCGAGATCCGCACGCAGGTCTCCGGCTACCTCGTCGACCAGGTGTACGCCAACGCCGACGTCAGCGCGCAGATCGCCAGCGCCCTGCCGCCCCGGCTCAAGCCCCTGGCGGGCCCCGCCACCAGCGGCCTGCGCGACCTCGCGCAGACGACGACCAACCGGGCGCTCGGCCGGCCCCGCGTCCAGGAGGTCTGGAAGCAGGCCAACCGGGTCACCGCGGAGCAGTTCATCAACATCGCTGAGGGCGACTCCAAGCTGGTGACCGCCACCGGCGGCGCGATCGTCCTGAACCTGCGCTCGATGGTGGTCGAGGTCATCGGCCGCCTCGGCCTGCCGCGCTCGCTGTCGGACCGGATCCCGCCCGACGCCGGGAACATCACGATCATGTCCAACACCCAGGTCGACACGCTCAAGAGCGCCGTCTCGTGGGTCAAGGGCCTCTCCGCCGTGCTGCCCGCGCTGGCCATCGCGATGCTCGCGCTCGCCGTGTACCTCGCCCGCGGCCGGCGCCGCGAGACGCTGCTGATCGCCGGCGTCGACCTCATCGCCGCCGGGCTGTTCGTCCTGGTCGCCCGCAGCATCGCGGGCACCTACGTCGTGGGGCAGCTGTCCTCCACCGCCGCCGTCGAGCCGGCGGCGCAGGCCGCGTGGTCGATCGGCACGCACATGCTGCGCGACGTCGCGCAGGCCACGGTCGTCCTCGGCATCCCCGCCGTCGCGGCCGCGTGGCTCGCCGGGCCCTACCGGCCGGCGATCGCGGTCCGCCGCGCCGTCGCCCCCACCCTGCGCGAGCGTCCGGGCGTCGCCTACTCGGCGGTCGCCGTGGCCGTGCTGCTGGTGATCGCGTGGGCGCCGATCCCCGCGACGCGCATGCCGCTTGGGGTCCTGGTCATGATCGTCCTCGCCTTCGCCGCGCTGGCCGCCCTCCGCCGGCAGGTCGCCGCCGAGTTCCCGGAGGCGCGGGCCGGCGCGACGCGCGCCACGCTGCAGGAGCACGCCACGCGGGCGGCGCGGGCCGTGCAGGGAGCACGCCGCGGCCCCGCGCCGCCGATGAGCCAGCCCGTCGAGCAGCTTGAGCGCCTGGCGACGCTGCACGACAGCGGCGCGCTGAGCGACGAGGAGTTCACCGCCCAGAAGACGCTCGTGCTCGCCGGCAGCAACGGCGCGCGCTGAGCGCGCACATGCCTCTGGCCGGTGCGCGCACCCCAATCGCTGGCGGTCGCTCCCGCTGTCTGGGAGGGTCGCCGGATCATGCTGGGCTCCGAGGCGGGTCGCCTCCCCGACGTGCGGTACGCGTTCGGCCTGCTCGTGCTGCCGCTCGCGTACTGGGGCGCCGCGAAGGCCGGGGTCCTGCTCGACTTCGCCGGCCCCGTGGCCGCGATCATGTGGCTGCCGGTCGGCATCGCGATCGCGTTCGTCTACCTCGGCGGCTGGCGCTACTGGCCGGGCGTCCTGGTCGGCGACCTGCTCGCCAACGACTACGGCACGCTGCCGCTCGGGTCGGCGCTCGCCCAGACCTGCGGCAACCTCCTCGAGGTGCTCGTCGCGGTCTGGCTCATGCGCCGCCTCGTTCCCGGCGGCGCGCCGCTGGCGACCGTGCGCAACCTGGGGCGCATGCTCGGCGCGCTCGCGGTCGGGGTGGCGATCAGCGCGACCGTCGGCGCGCTCGCGGCCCGCCTCGGCGGCGTCATCGCGACCGGCCACGTCCCCGCGACCTGGCGCACCTGGTGGCTCGGCGACTTCTGCGGCGCCGTCGTCGTCGTCCCGCTCGCGATCGCCTGGCACCGGCCGCCGCGGCGCGCGTGGTGGCGGCGGGCCACGGCGCTGGAGCTCGGCCTGATGCTCGTCGCGGTCGCGGCGCTGAGCGCGGTCGCCCTGCGCGGCGACGCGCCGACGACGTACACGGTCTTCCCGGCGCTGATCTGGTCCGCGCTGCGCTTCGGACCGCACGGCGCGACGCTCGCGATCGCCGTGGCCGCCGCGTTCACGGCCTGGAACACGTCGCACCTGCTCGGCCCGTTCGTGTTCGACTCGCTCACCCGCAGCGTCCTCAACACCCAGCTCTACATCGCGGTCTCGGCGGTCTCGACGCTCTACCTGGCGGTCGTCGTCACCGAGCGCGAGCAGCTCGCCCGGATGCTGCGGGCCTCCCGCGCGCGGCTCGTCGCGTCCGGCGACGTGGCGCGCCGGCGGATCGAGCGCGACCTGCACGACGGCGCGCAGCAGCGCCTCGTCGTCCTCGCCGCGCACCTCGGGCGCGCGGCGCGCC contains:
- a CDS encoding response regulator transcription factor, producing MTVRVALAEDSFIVREGIAQVISDHEDDVVVVARCEDVDSLLKAIDEHQPDVVVTDIRMPPTNTDEGIRLAALLRDTHPEIGVVVLSNYADPAYALALLDSGSEGRSYLLKERVHDRSQLVSAIHTVAVGGSVMDPKIVEPLMRSRGRAPRSPLGDLTARELEVLAQIAQGASNAAIAETLVLTKRAVEKHINSIFLKLNLSGAEDVSKRVKATLLFLGDVQATSARRPP
- a CDS encoding SHOCT domain-containing protein, producing MTDAASPPPDAPAPTPAAEPAPAIPRGRRIAIRALLCGATVLAVLAIFAVWANRQVLDADNWSDTSAAMLDNSEIRTQVSGYLVDQVYANADVSAQIASALPPRLKPLAGPATSGLRDLAQTTTNRALGRPRVQEVWKQANRVTAEQFINIAEGDSKLVTATGGAIVLNLRSMVVEVIGRLGLPRSLSDRIPPDAGNITIMSNTQVDTLKSAVSWVKGLSAVLPALAIAMLALAVYLARGRRRETLLIAGVDLIAAGLFVLVARSIAGTYVVGQLSSTAAVEPAAQAAWSIGTHMLRDVAQATVVLGIPAVAAAWLAGPYRPAIAVRRAVAPTLRERPGVAYSAVAVAVLLVIAWAPIPATRMPLGVLVMIVLAFAALAALRRQVAAEFPEARAGATRATLQEHATRAARAVQGARRGPAPPMSQPVEQLERLATLHDSGALSDEEFTAQKTLVLAGSNGAR
- a CDS encoding sensor histidine kinase; amino-acid sequence: MLGSEAGRLPDVRYAFGLLVLPLAYWGAAKAGVLLDFAGPVAAIMWLPVGIAIAFVYLGGWRYWPGVLVGDLLANDYGTLPLGSALAQTCGNLLEVLVAVWLMRRLVPGGAPLATVRNLGRMLGALAVGVAISATVGALAARLGGVIATGHVPATWRTWWLGDFCGAVVVVPLAIAWHRPPRRAWWRRATALELGLMLVAVAALSAVALRGDAPTTYTVFPALIWSALRFGPHGATLAIAVAAAFTAWNTSHLLGPFVFDSLTRSVLNTQLYIAVSAVSTLYLAVVVTEREQLARMLRASRARLVASGDVARRRIERDLHDGAQQRLVVLAAHLGRAARQARETPERAPALFEEADAVLWDAIDELRTLAHGIHPALLSDLGLARAIRSAVRQSTVPVTLVALPTARFDATTEATAYYVVTEAVGNAQRYAGATSISVRAVAAPPDLCVEVYDDGIGGARERVGSGLQALRDRVEATGGTLRIESPADGGTLVAAAIPGLTLNG